The Aphelocoma coerulescens isolate FSJ_1873_10779 chromosome 2, UR_Acoe_1.0, whole genome shotgun sequence genome contains a region encoding:
- the DSCC1 gene encoding sister chromatid cohesion protein DCC1, which produces MEVVARSSERAGAAMRSRAEVDATLQTAKLNPAELLPAVHCLSFGPQAGGGECCLLQLEPGLCAELEAGHSLVIRGEKDEHAVLCSKDKTYDMKIADTSNMLLFVPGCKTPEELNADLASCNVIHSQIAGFSNNYWELRRCRPKLKKLRKLLMEDPYDGPDSQKEQTLTFSKYTTEDLLSLIQASEEEILHQLQVIDACKIEGYWRILDFDYEMKLLNHVTQLIDAESWPLSKVPLCACLEELGSLEPREMIEHILVSYGRKYVDAGEVFFEMCEDKICRAIAQMLLQNAVKFNLSEFEEVWQQSVPEGMTTRLDQLQGLALVDKSSRPETICLLKVEELPEDNQERFNSLFGIREKWTEVDITPYIQDLCAEKQTVGALLTKYARSSMLNGVKVYNSRRPIS; this is translated from the exons ATGGAGGTCGTGGCGCGGAGTTCGGAGCGAGCGGGGGCCGCCATGCGGAGCCGCGCCGAGGTGGACGCCACGCTGCAGACGGCCAAGCTGAACCCGGCGGAGCTGCTGCCGGCCGTGCACTGCCTCAGCTTCGGCCCGCAGGCCGGCGGCGGCGagtgctgcctgctgcagctggaaccGGGGCTCTGCGCCGAGCTGGAGGCGGGGCACAG cctagTAATCCGTGGTGAAAAGGATGAACATGCAGTGTTGTGCAGCAAAGATAAAACTTATGACATGAAAATAGCAGATACCTCAAATATGCTCCTGTTTGTTCCTGGTTGCAAAACTCCAGAGGAGCTGAATGCAGATCTGGCATCTTGTAATGTTATTCATTCACAG ATTGCTGGTTTCTCCAATAACTATTGGGAATTAAGGAGATGTCGACCAAAACTGAAGAAACTGAGGAAGCTTTTAATGGAAGATCCATATGACGGGCCTGATAGTCAGAAAGAGCAGACTTTGACATTTTCAaag TACAcaacagaagatttgttaagtTTGATTCAGGCAAGTGAAGAAGAAATACTCCACCAATTGCAAGTTATAGATGCCTGCAAAATTGAAG GATATTGGAGAATCCTAGACTTTGACTATGAGATGAAACTCCTGAATCACGTGACTCAGCTAATAGATGCAGAGTCCTGGCCTTTGAGTAAGGTTCCTCTATGTGCCTGCCTTGAAGAACTTGGATCTCTAGAACCCAG agagatGATAGAACACATTCTTGTAAGCTATGGCAGGAAATACGTTGATG CAGGGGAGGTTTTCTTTGAAATGTGTGAAGATAAAATATGCAGAGCTATAGCACAAATGCTTTTGCAAAATGCAGTTAAATTCAATCTATCAGAGTTTGAAGAAGTCTGGCAACAGAGTGTCCCTGAGGGGATGACAACAAGGCTTGATCAGCTTCAG GGCTTGGCTCTTGTGGATAAAAGTTCAAGACCAGAGACCATCTGTCTGCTAAAAGTAGAAGAGTTACCTGAAGACAACCAGGAAAGATTCAACAGCTTATTTGGCATACGAGAAAAGTGGACAGAAGTGGATATTACCCCTTATATACA AGACTTGTGTGCAGAGAAGCAGACTGTTGGTGCTCTTCTCACAAAATATGCTCGCTCCTCAATGCTGAATGGTGTTAAAGTTTATAATTCTAGAAGACCCATCTCATAA